CGGCCATGTCAGCTATCTTtgcctttcttccttcttcttttcatTTTTTTGGCAGTATGCATTATTGTTGTCTCGCCTAGGCCTTGATGTTGTGTCGTTGATGTAATTGTTATAGCTTGATATTAATATATTGGTCTTTGTCAAAAAAATCACTCCTTCTGATTCATAATAAATGTCGCAGTTTTAAACTAATGTTGAGGGAGTATCCACTGGCACATAATTGACCAGATTACATGAAACTTAAAACGATCCATTGGTACAGGAGTGATGTGACACGTTACGGGCAGAGCTATGATGAATGACCGCTCACCTTCGCCCGCATTCCGCCTGCAGCTCCAGTCAGTGTACCTAACCACTGATCACTCACTCATTTCCTGCGGTTAATCCCATCCATTGCAGGTTACCTGGGTTGCTTAGCCATGGGAGAAGCTCCCCTGCTTTTGTGCGGATGAAGCAACAGGCAGGCGGCATAGCTCGGCCGACCGACACATATGGTTGGCTACAGCCGACGAACCCATGCAGGCCCTAACTAAACATATTTTTTTAGGAAAAAACATTACTGTGGGAGTATTAAAATTCTACGTACATAGTGTAGTTCTTGATGTTACTCAGGTTGCTTTTTGATCGATCTACCTATCAATGTACGTATACCCTCCCCGCTAAAAAAGTACGTATACCCTCCGCAATTCCGCATGTACGAAGTAGTATACCTCATGAAACCTTGCGGTTGGTCAGACTGACATACACGAATGATCGACGTTGCCGCTCAATTAGTTAGCTTTCGCGTCGCACAAGCTTTGTATCCACGGAAAGGGAAACGGCACTGGGGTTTCTAGGTGCGCCTTCTCCATCACTCCCTTTCCTAATCATTCCATGCAACATCCAGAGAAAATGAAAATGATTCCACGCACACACACACAGTACACACACACTCGCCTTATATATAAGCCATCGCAGTCCATCTTGGACGCTGATCCACTCGCATCAAATCTTGGCACACGCACATACATTTATATGTAATCTGCATCGCTATTTTGAttcagatagatagatagatggtgACGACGATGGGGCACGTGGTGGCGCTCCTCTCCGCTGCcctctccggctccggctccggcggcgtGGTCGGCTGCGGTCGCCACGACGACCACTACCACTCGGGCGGCTGCTGCGTGTGCATATCGAGGTTCCGCGACGGGGAGGACATACGCAGCCTGCCGTGCGGCCACGCCTTCCACCGGCAATGCGTCGACAGGTGGTTGGCGCTGTGCCGCCGGACCTGCCCGCTCTGCCGCCTGCACGTCGGCGGCGTGACAGATGAGCACCAGCTCAGCGACGACCTCGTCATCTGGTTCTCTTC
This DNA window, taken from Triticum aestivum cultivar Chinese Spring chromosome 1D, IWGSC CS RefSeq v2.1, whole genome shotgun sequence, encodes the following:
- the LOC123180926 gene encoding probable E3 ubiquitin-protein ligase XERICO, with protein sequence MVTTMGHVVALLSAALSGSGSGGVVGCGRHDDHYHSGGCCVCISRFRDGEDIRSLPCGHAFHRQCVDRWLALCRRTCPLCRLHVGGVTDEHQLSDDLVIWFSSLFVAGL